One part of the Plasmodium yoelii strain 17X genome assembly, chromosome: 13 genome encodes these proteins:
- a CDS encoding RNA-binding protein, putative — protein sequence MTDIQIQNQNNNLGTNKKEFDHRFDDKPLRILCVKNIPKETTENELLELFKPFGSIENINLKVNKNVGPYAIYAHVYFSTPEEAKRCLKQMNGKILNGRALRIDYKKNNTKLGDGEEDNNNNYNNNNMGNNNPNNNNKFHKKTNRTNQFYNNQLYNNRYVNNNNKRPIRNGFTTGDGLINQHDADINYSREYEPNKRMRMGNFNDNPNLNNINNDAELNKLLREYENKKDSNNNEVENIIQTLINGITHKTPRVKLFLCDHLRKCVQHVFNRPCINIPNNNNIANNNNITNNNNITNLNNNPMSNLQNYKNINEFEKKKIYNNNNTILWKGILEMKNKDSLNINAYGLNGDVNNFLNNNIKNITISHRKKMKNLPKIEAIYYFEIQNEKDINIFESYKNYFNNKDRVGLASANENWHFYIIFPGTPIFNEIINANNNIQISFNNTFIGVVSYNPQILEMNIPRKLNPSQDDAPIINMPPTSNNSIYNNNNYNNNNNNYNNNNLASNLNNIEEHKKSESEINTNDQTENDDNKNELPNWLNQFSSLAAYLVKK from the exons ATGACTGATATACAAATacaaaatcaaaataataatttgggtactaataaaaaagaatttGACCATAGATTTGATGATAAACCGTTAAGAATCTTATGTGTAAAAAACATACCAAAAGAGACAACCgaaaatgaattattagAATTGTTTAAACCCTTTGGTTccatagaaaatataaatcttAAAGTCAATAAAAATGTTGGACCATATGCTATATATGCACATGTTTATTTTAGTACTCCGGAGGAGGCTAAAAGATGTTTAAAGCAAATGAATGGGAAAATTTTAA ATGGTCGAGCTTTAAGAATtgattacaaaaaaaataatacaaaattaGGTGATGGAGaagaagataataataataattataataataataatatgggAAACAATAACCcgaataacaataataaatttcATAAAAAGACGAATCGAACAAaccaattttataataatcagCTCTACAATAATCgttatgttaataataataataagcGCCCTATCCGAAAT GGGTTTACAACAGGAGATGGGCTGATCAACCAACATGACGCAGACATAAACTATTCCAGAGAATACGAA CCAAACAAAAGAATGCGTATGGGAAATTTCAATGATAACCCAAATTTAAAcaacataaataatgatgCAGAATTAAATAAACTATTAAgagaatatgaaaataaaaaagactcaaataataatgaagtTGAAAATATTATCCAAACATTGATTAATGGTATAACACATAAAACGCCAAGAgtcaaattatttttgtgTGACCATTTGAGAAAATGTGTTCAGCATGTTTTTAACAGGCCTTGTATAAATAtaccaaataataataacatagcaaataataataacataacaaataataataacataacCAACTTAAATAACAACCCTATGTCGAATTtgcaaaattataaaaatatcaacgaatttgaaaaaaaaaaaatatacaacaataataataccaTTTTGTGGAAAGGAATTCTTGAAATGAAAAACAAAGACAGCTTAAACATTAATGCATATGGATTAAATGGTGATGTAAATAATTtcttaaataataatataaaaaatataacaattagccatagaaaaaaaatgaaaaatttacCAAAAATTGAAgccatttattattttgaaatacaaaatgaaaaagatataaatatttttgaatcatataaaaattattttaataataaagatagAGTTGGTTTAGCATCAGCAAATGAAAATTggcatttttatattatattcccTGGAACACcaatatttaatgaaattataaatgcgaataataatattcaaaTCAGTTTTAATAACACGTTTATAGGTGTTGTATCATATAATCCTCAAATATTAGAAATGAATATCCCAAGAAAATTAAATCCCTCTCAAGATGATGCACCAATTATTAACATGCCTCCCACTAGCAATAATAGCATTTACAACAATAACAATTATAACAATAACAATAACAATTATAACAATAACAATTTGGCAAGCAACCTTAACAATATTGAAGAGCATAAAAAAAGTGAGTCCGAAATAAATACTAATGATCAAACTGAAAacgatgataataaaaatgagtTACCAAATTGGCTGAATCAATTTAGCTCTCTAGCAGCATATCTtgtcaaaaaataa
- a CDS encoding ATP-dependent RNA helicase DDX5, putative has translation MKGFNNFQNRSNNNHQGYGGGYHSGRQNHGNNSGYHNNNNSSTLGKNLNPVDWTNVKLVPFEKNFYKEHDDIRKLSSKEVKEIRDKHKITILGGDNIPNPVELINKIGFPDYVLKSLRNNNIVSPTPIQIQGWPIALSGKDMIGKAETGSGKTLAFILPAFVHILAQPSLKHGDGPIVLVLAPTRELAEQIRQECIKFSVESKIKNSCAYGGVPKGGQIYALRQGVHILIGCPGRLIDLLEQNATNLRRVTYLVLDEADKMLDMGFEMQIRKIVEQIRPDRQTLMWSATWPKEVQALARDLCKDQPIHVNVGSLTLTACRRIKQEIYLIEEHEKLGNLKSLLQRIFKENDRIIVFVETKRSADFITKALRLEGMPALCIHGDKKQDERRWVLNDFKTGKSPILIATDVASRGLDIKNVKFVINYDFPNQIEDYVHRIGRTGRAGAHGASFTFLTSDKYRLAKELVKILRESEQPIPPQLEKISFSTGNSQRRNPYYSYGRSGYNSNNFPVRGGNRYY, from the exons atgaaaggttttaataattttcaaaatcGATCAAATAATAATCATCAGGGCTATGGTGGAGGCTACCATTCAGGAAGACAGAATCATGGAAATAATTCGGGTTatcacaataataataattcaagCACACTTggaaaaaatttaaatccAGTTGACTGGACTAATGTTAAATTAGTAccatttgaaaaaaatttttataaagaaCATGATGATATTCGTAAATTATCATCAAAAGAGGTAAAAGAAATCAGAGATAAACATAAAATTACTATATTAGGTGGCGATAATATACCAAACCCTGTtgaattaattaataaaattggtTTTCCTGATTATGTATTAAAATCTttaagaaataataatattgtttCTCCTACCCCTATACAAATACAAGGTTGGCCTATAGCTTTATCAGGTAAAGATATGATTGGTAAAGCTGAAACGGGTAGTGGTAAAACACTTGCTTTTATTTTACCTGCATTCGTTCATATATTAGCTCAACCAAGTTTAAAACATGGGGATGGACCAATTGTTTTAGTATTAGCACCTACTAGAGAATTAGCTGAACAAATCAGGCAAGAATGTATTAAATTTTCAGTAGAatctaaaattaaaaatagttGTGCATATGGTGGAGTCCCAAAAGGTGGACAAATTTATGCCTTACGACAAGGAGTACATATTTTAATTGGTTGCCCAGGACGTTTAATTGAtttattagaacaaaatgCAACTAATTTAAGAAGAGTTACGTACTTAGTTTTAGATGAAGCTGATAAAATGTTAGATATGGGTTTTGAAATGCAAATTAGAAAAATTGTTGAACAAATTAGACCAGATAGACAAACATTAATGTGGTCCGCTACTTGGCCAAAAGAAGTACAAGCACTAGCTAGAGATTTATGTAAAGATCAGCCAATACATGTAAATGTTGGTTCGCTAACTTTAACAGCATGTCGTAGAATTAAACAAGAAATTTATCTTATTGAG gAACATGAAAAATTGGGAAATTTAAAATCATTACTACAAAGAATATTCAAGGAAAATGATAGGATAATTGTTTTTGTGGAAACCAAAAGAA GTGCTGATTTCATAACAAAGGCTTTAAGATTAGAGGGAATGCCAGCATTATGTATACATGGAGATAAAAAACAAGATGAAAGAAGATGGGTTTTAAATGATTTTAAAACAGGAAAAAGTCCAATTTTAATAGCAACAGATGTTGCATCAAGAGGGcttgatattaaaaatgtaaaatttgTAATAAATTATGATTTTCCCAATCAAATTGAAGATTATGTCCACAGAATTGGTAGAACAGGAAGAGCAGGTGCTCACGGTGCCtcttttacatttttaacaTCTGATAAATATAGATTAGCTAAAGAATTAGTTAAAATATTAAGAGAATCTGAACAACCTATACCACCAcaattagaaaaaatatcattttcaaCGGGTAATAGTCAAAGAAGAAACCCTTATTATAGTTATGGACGTTCAGGATACAATTCTAACAATTTTCCAGTAAGAGGCGGAAATAGATATTACTAA